Genomic segment of Candidatus Thermoplasmatota archaeon:
TCGTACGTGCATAACCTGCCTGGCAGCACGGGCGGTGCGCTATCACCGTGGTAGCCCCAACTGTGCGACCCTTCAATGGAAGGCAATGCGCACGGATCAGTCGCATCATCGACCTCATGCCAGAGTCCAGAGCCGACCCACCCGGGTGAACCGCTCTCGAAGTCCTCCTGCATGTACCAGATGATCGGGTCGTCCTCCATCATCGGGACAGGACTCCCGGGAAGCTCCACGCCGCTGTCCAGAATGTGGACTTCGGGTGTTCCCGCGGATGGCAGGTGCTGGTCGTTGTCGTAGAAGTCGATTCTGTACGTGAATACGGTCGCAGGATCTCCTGTTTCAGGGTCAAGCCCGTCGGCCACGTAGTTCGGCTCGCCCGTCCAATCGAAATACGGTGCATCGTTGCAGAAGACCTGGGGCCCGATGGACTGGATCGACATGGCCGTGTTCCCGGCAGTGTCGTTCGCCTCGAACCAATAGTCGTAGTAGTTCCCGCACGTCAGGGTCTGCGAGTGCGTGTACAGCTTCCCGTCCGTGAAGTCGACGTCGAGGGGATTGACCTCGCTCATTGTGAATGGCCCTCCCGGAATCGGTGCGAGGTTCTCGTTGATATTCAGAATCGGATGACCCGCTTCGGGAGGTTCGTTGTCCAGGTCCGTGTATATGACCCTCCACTCGAAAACCGTTGCCGCATCTCCCCAATCGGGGTTCAGGCCGTCCGCCACGAAGGAAAGCTCTTCTGTCCAAGAAAGCTCAGGGAGGTTGCCGCAGATGACAGTAGGACCAAGGAATGTGCCCCCAACGTACCAGAGCCCCGTGGCGTCGTTGGTCTCCATGTAGAGACTGTAAACCTCTGGGCACGGTAGCGTCGTATTGTAGTAGTAGGCTGCACCCGTCACGTAGTCCCCGGGGGCTCCGAGCCAATAGTCTAAGTTCATGCTGAACGGTGACCCGGGGATGTCCACGAGAAGGTTGTCCAGGATATGGACCAGGGGATGCCCTGCCGCTGGCGGATCGTTATTGAGGTCGGAGTAGAATACGGTGTAGTTGAAGCCCGTGGTCGCGTTGCCCATCCACGGGTTGAACCACTCGTTGAACAGGACTGGCGGGTCCGCGGCAGGGACGGGGAACGGCATGTAGAGCACTACATTCTCCAGGAATCCGGATAACCCGTTGTCATAGCCCCATTCGAGAGGCTGACTGGAGACGATGTATCCCGAGTAGGGCGCTGTGGCGCGTTCCGAGAAAATAGGAGGCCCACTGTCCAAGATTGTCAAAGACCCTCCCGGAGTCACCGTGAGATGTCCGTGATAGGACCACAACCAGCCCTGGAGCTCGGCAGCTGTTATCACAAGCGGGTAGTTCAGCACCTCATGCGTTGGCTCTGTCACCACTACGTTGTCTCCAAACACGGCAGAGTATGTGTATCCCCCCGGTAAAACACCGGTAGGCCAAGTCCCCAAGTTCGATCCATCGTCCGCCGTGTGGATTTCCAACACACCGCCAGATGCCACGTAGGCTTCGAACCAAGGGATATTGCCCTCCACCGCGATATAGAAAGGATCGTCCTGATCGCT
This window contains:
- a CDS encoding immune inhibitor A — translated: MNTATSKLWALFVSFVMLVSAFAMVMTGENAEASTGGNDGWGYYYVDNQIPNPTIEYSWIDTSASPNVIFPHADDDEFGPFRIGFPFVFYGNVFGEFCIGNNGGITFNTQPTCENIWAPNAPIPTTGEPDNLIAPFWDDLHEQGEIRYLLQGNAPYRMMIVEWFGVDTFANQGWDDLTFELILYETTNVIRFQYFDTLYGGIDDFGLVAVAGIENWDGTVGVEYSYYSPSLFDGLAVEFHPVRQTHYFDDVDTPGTGWTMDGMWHVADQTIDPCYGGVPPPAVHPPSAFSPNNAFAYHDDATCNYDTPPLANIGNLTSPPIDLTFASTARLTFLSWWDTESFPWDQKTVQISTDNVTFNTVYIVLGSLDPWQTWNLAAVNLNQYVGRVIWIRFQFDTIDDMSNDMAGWYVDDINIDELIAPWPTNVALFKNMDAWGNPSNEDALNYWGIRYTVYSGADIGVVALDPYDKVIISSDQDDPFYIAVEGNIPWFEAYVASGGVLEIHTADDGSNLGTWPTGVLPGGYTYSAVFGDNVVVTEPTHEVLNYPLVITAAELQGWLWSYHGHLTVTPGGSLTILDSGPPIFSERATAPYSGYIVSSQPLEWGYDNGLSGFLENVVLYMPFPVPAADPPVLFNEWFNPWMGNATTGFNYTVFYSDLNNDPPAAGHPLVHILDNLLVDIPGSPFSMNLDYWLGAPGDYVTGAAYYYNTTLPCPEVYSLYMETNDATGLWYVGGTFLGPTVICGNLPELSWTEELSFVADGLNPDWGDAATVFEWRVIYTDLDNEPPEAGHPILNINENLAPIPGGPFTMSEVNPLDVDFTDGKLYTHSQTLTCGNYYDYWFEANDTAGNTAMSIQSIGPQVFCNDAPYFDWTGEPNYVADGLDPETGDPATVFTYRIDFYDNDQHLPSAGTPEVHILDSGVELPGSPVPMMEDDPIIWYMQEDFESGSPGWVGSGLWHEVDDATDPCALPSIEGSHSWGYHGDSAPPVLPGRLCTY